In the Arthrobacter sp. 31Y genome, one interval contains:
- the gcl gene encoding glyoxylate carboligase gives MAKMRTVDAAVAILEKEGATEAFGLPGAAINPFYSAMRAHGGIRHTLARHVEGASHMADGYSRAADGNIGICIGTSGPAGTDMITGLYAAWADSIPMLCITGQAPVAKLHKEDFQAVDIESIAKPLTKFAMTILEPGQVPGAFQKAFQLMRSGRPGPVLLDLPIDVQMAEIEFDIDAYEPLPVEKPKASRKQLEKALDLLTASQHPLIVAGGGIINAGASAQLVELAEILNVPVIPTLMGWGAIPDDHQLMAGMVGLQTSHRYGNETFLQSDFVIGIGNRWANRHTGGLDTYTAGRKFVHIDIEPTQIGRVFSPDLGITSDAGAALDGLLELARERQAAKTLPDYSGWVAECQERKGSLHRKTNFDNVPIKPQRVYQEMNKAFGRDTTYVSTIGLSQIAGAQMLHVFGARKWINAGQAGPLGWTGPAALGVVRGTPDATVVALSGDYDFQFMIEELAVGAQFNLPYIHVVVNNSYLGLIRQSQRGFNMEQNVSLAFENINSPETNGYGVDHIKVAEGLGVKAIRVEDPNDLPAAFDKAKALMGEFKVPVVVEVILEKITNISMGVEISGVNEFEELAETAADAPTAILTKA, from the coding sequence CATGGCTGACGGATACAGCCGCGCAGCTGATGGCAACATCGGCATCTGCATCGGCACGTCGGGCCCCGCTGGCACTGACATGATCACTGGCCTGTACGCAGCATGGGCGGATTCCATCCCCATGCTCTGCATCACCGGCCAGGCACCCGTTGCCAAGCTGCACAAGGAAGACTTCCAGGCCGTGGACATCGAGTCCATCGCCAAGCCGTTGACCAAGTTCGCAATGACCATCCTGGAGCCGGGCCAGGTTCCCGGTGCGTTCCAGAAGGCGTTCCAGCTGATGCGCTCGGGTCGTCCGGGACCGGTTCTGTTGGATCTGCCCATCGACGTTCAGATGGCCGAGATCGAGTTCGACATCGATGCCTACGAGCCCCTGCCCGTGGAGAAGCCCAAGGCTTCCCGTAAGCAGCTGGAAAAGGCTTTGGACCTGCTGACCGCATCCCAGCACCCGCTGATCGTTGCCGGTGGCGGCATCATCAACGCCGGCGCTTCGGCCCAGCTGGTTGAGCTGGCCGAGATCCTGAACGTTCCCGTTATCCCCACGCTGATGGGCTGGGGCGCCATCCCGGACGACCACCAGCTGATGGCTGGCATGGTTGGCCTGCAGACCTCGCACCGCTACGGCAACGAGACGTTCCTGCAGAGCGACTTCGTGATCGGCATCGGCAACCGTTGGGCCAACCGCCACACCGGCGGCCTGGACACCTACACGGCTGGCCGCAAGTTCGTGCACATCGACATCGAGCCGACCCAGATCGGTCGCGTTTTCTCGCCTGACTTGGGCATCACGTCCGACGCCGGTGCGGCGCTGGACGGTCTGTTGGAGCTGGCCCGCGAACGCCAGGCCGCCAAGACCCTGCCGGACTACTCGGGTTGGGTTGCCGAGTGCCAGGAGCGCAAGGGCTCCCTGCACCGCAAGACCAACTTCGACAACGTGCCCATCAAGCCGCAGCGCGTGTACCAGGAGATGAACAAGGCCTTCGGCCGCGACACCACCTACGTGTCCACCATTGGTCTCTCGCAGATCGCCGGCGCACAGATGCTGCACGTGTTCGGTGCCCGCAAGTGGATCAACGCTGGCCAGGCCGGCCCGCTGGGTTGGACCGGTCCCGCCGCACTGGGCGTGGTTCGTGGAACCCCGGACGCCACCGTTGTTGCCCTGTCCGGTGACTACGACTTCCAGTTCATGATCGAAGAACTGGCCGTTGGCGCACAGTTCAACCTGCCGTACATCCACGTTGTGGTGAACAACAGCTACCTGGGCCTGATCCGTCAGAGCCAGCGCGGCTTCAACATGGAACAGAACGTTTCCTTGGCTTTCGAGAACATCAACTCCCCGGAGACCAACGGCTACGGTGTGGACCACATCAAGGTTGCCGAGGGCTTGGGCGTCAAGGCCATCCGCGTTGAGGACCCGAACGATCTGCCTGCCGCTTTCGACAAGGCCAAGGCACTGATGGGCGAGTTCAAGGTTCCCGTGGTTGTTGAAGTGATCCTGGAAAAGATCACCAACATCTCCATGGGCGTTGAGATCAGCGGCGTGAACGAGTTCGAAGAGTTGGCAGAGACCGCGGCGGACGCACCCACCGCGATCCTGACCAAAGCGTAA
- a CDS encoding glycerate kinase has translation MRVVIAPDKFKGSLSAPDVAEHLATGLLAGYGHNGFEATRIPVADGGEGTIDAAIGSGFTRRTTTVTGPLGEPVKADFAVRDQEAVIEMAAASGLALLPDGPTSQTAKTATSIGTGELIRAALDLGCRKIILGVGGSANTDAGAGVLQGLGAVFLDENGNELPGGGAALAQLNNIDFSNFDVRVEATEFVLASDVDNPLLGASGAPAIFGPQKGATPDDVASLDKALQHFVDVLSATTGQHAKFAAKAEGAGAAGGVGYIAIAALKAERRPGIDVVLEFTELEERLKGADLVITGEGSLDEQSLLGKTPMGVSRAAQRNGVPVIAVCGRSTLSREQLTDAGFHTVHALTDLEKDVQKCIAEAGPLLEQLGKHIGVYLAERTENKEYLNV, from the coding sequence ATGCGTGTTGTCATCGCCCCGGACAAATTCAAGGGCTCGCTGTCCGCGCCCGACGTCGCCGAGCACCTGGCAACAGGCCTGCTGGCGGGTTACGGGCACAACGGCTTTGAAGCAACACGCATTCCGGTGGCCGACGGCGGCGAAGGAACCATCGATGCCGCCATCGGCTCCGGCTTCACCCGCCGGACCACCACCGTCACCGGCCCGCTCGGCGAGCCAGTGAAGGCCGACTTCGCGGTGCGGGACCAGGAAGCTGTCATCGAAATGGCGGCAGCTTCCGGTCTCGCTCTCCTCCCGGACGGCCCCACGTCCCAGACGGCCAAAACCGCAACCAGCATCGGCACGGGTGAACTCATCCGCGCCGCACTGGACCTCGGCTGCCGCAAGATCATCCTGGGTGTGGGCGGCAGCGCCAACACCGACGCCGGCGCAGGAGTCCTGCAGGGCCTCGGCGCCGTCTTCCTCGACGAGAACGGCAACGAACTCCCCGGCGGCGGTGCAGCCTTGGCACAGTTGAACAACATCGACTTCTCCAACTTCGACGTCCGCGTCGAAGCAACGGAGTTCGTGTTGGCGTCCGACGTCGACAATCCCCTTTTGGGGGCCAGCGGAGCCCCAGCCATCTTCGGTCCGCAGAAGGGCGCGACGCCGGACGACGTCGCCTCCCTGGACAAGGCGCTGCAACACTTCGTCGACGTCCTCTCCGCCACAACCGGCCAGCACGCCAAGTTCGCAGCCAAGGCAGAAGGTGCTGGAGCGGCAGGCGGCGTTGGCTACATTGCCATCGCGGCACTGAAGGCAGAGCGGCGGCCGGGCATCGACGTCGTGCTTGAATTCACTGAGCTGGAAGAACGCCTGAAGGGCGCCGATCTGGTGATCACCGGAGAGGGCAGCCTGGACGAGCAAAGCCTGCTCGGCAAGACCCCCATGGGCGTCTCCCGCGCGGCACAACGGAACGGGGTTCCCGTGATCGCAGTGTGCGGCCGGAGTACCCTGAGCCGTGAACAACTCACGGACGCCGGCTTCCACACGGTCCATGCACTGACCGATCTGGAAAAAGATGTCCAAAAATGTATCGCTGAAGCAGGTCCGTTGCTTGAACAATTAGGTAAGCACATAGGCGTGTACCTGGCGGAACGGACCGAAAACAAGGAGTACCTCAATGTCTGA